Proteins from a genomic interval of Stenotrophomonas sp. 24(2023):
- a CDS encoding histidinol-phosphate transaminase: MKTLPMTTAPATDTAPLDPGRRRWLRTGVAGAATVALAAVAGRTSAAAPIAPTAPAGLLRLDLNESSYGPSPTVAPAVQRALAEAPRYVGNDQLLALQRQIATLEGVAPEQVIVGEVLEALGQHLALRQGAGGFIYSVPGYGALVDAAAPFGGRAVEVPLNAALENDLPALLAAISADTRALFVVNPHNPSGTLSPGAAFDAFVTAAQAKTLVIVDEAYLDYRDDAAALTAVRLLRQGQNVVVFRTLGKIHALAGLQVGYALAPRALADALRARGVGGAHAQNQLSLAAASATLADRTHVARVRAQVATERERWQAVLASLQLRSTRAAGNFVFFDSGHAHAEVAAALLQHGVRVARVFAPYATWVRISIGTPAENRRAQQALRTVLAALGQGRTAG, translated from the coding sequence ATGAAGACCTTGCCGATGACCACCGCACCTGCCACCGACACCGCGCCGCTGGACCCCGGCCGTCGCCGCTGGTTGCGTACCGGCGTGGCCGGGGCGGCCACCGTGGCGCTGGCTGCCGTCGCCGGGCGAACGTCCGCCGCCGCCCCGATTGCGCCCACTGCACCGGCCGGGCTGCTGCGGTTGGACCTCAATGAAAGCAGCTACGGCCCCTCGCCAACGGTGGCCCCGGCCGTGCAACGGGCGCTGGCCGAAGCACCACGCTATGTGGGCAATGACCAGCTGCTGGCGCTGCAACGGCAGATCGCCACACTGGAAGGCGTGGCACCGGAACAGGTGATCGTGGGCGAGGTGCTTGAAGCGCTGGGCCAGCACCTGGCGCTGCGCCAGGGCGCCGGTGGCTTCATCTATTCGGTGCCGGGCTACGGTGCGCTGGTCGATGCCGCCGCACCGTTCGGCGGCCGTGCCGTGGAAGTGCCGCTCAACGCGGCGCTGGAGAACGACCTGCCGGCGCTGCTGGCCGCGATCAGCGCCGACACGCGCGCGCTGTTCGTGGTCAATCCGCACAACCCGTCGGGCACGCTCAGTCCCGGCGCCGCGTTCGATGCATTCGTCACCGCCGCACAGGCGAAGACGCTGGTGATCGTGGACGAGGCGTATCTGGATTATCGCGACGATGCCGCCGCGCTCACGGCGGTGCGCCTGCTGCGCCAGGGCCAGAACGTGGTGGTGTTCCGCACCCTCGGCAAGATCCACGCGCTGGCGGGCCTGCAGGTGGGCTATGCGCTGGCGCCGCGTGCGCTGGCCGATGCCTTGCGTGCGCGGGGTGTGGGTGGCGCCCATGCGCAGAACCAGCTGTCGCTGGCCGCGGCCAGTGCCACGCTGGCTGACCGTACGCATGTTGCCCGCGTGCGTGCGCAGGTGGCCACCGAGCGCGAGCGCTGGCAGGCGGTGCTGGCATCACTGCAGCTGCGCTCGACCCGTGCGGCCGGCAATTTCGTGTTCTTCGACAGTGGCCACGCCCATGCGGAGGTGGCCGCCGCGCTGCTGCAGCACGGCGTGCGGGTGGCGCGCGTGTTCGCGCCCTATGCCACCTGGGTACGCATCAGCATCGGCACACCGGCCGAGAACCGGCGCGCGCAGCAAGCACTGCGCACGGTGCTGGCGGCGTTGGGGCAGGGCAGGACAGCGGGATGA
- a CDS encoding TonB-dependent receptor produces MQLRAIAPRRGRLSFAVASSLLAGLSLAPAAQAQSGGTAAAVTQLDQVSVLGNRTQARTVLESPVPIDVLGAEEIRRSGYTDISQILQALLPSFNFPHPTTPDGNTHIRSATLRGLSPDQTLVLVNGKRRHASAWVNTGGTVGKGAVSTDLNAIPVSAIQRVEVLRDGASAQYGSDAIAGVINIVLREDDGFEGRISHGRTRDGGGDTTSVALDTGVAFAGGGGLHLTWDYRDRKAADRALADTRQQYFGIGRNGAPVAPSGTYGSGTGLAPIGGAAGGAVADPREATIDRDALWRFADSADTVEKTVFGNLRKPLPWAEGLEAYAFGGYGVSEGSSNASLRRAGQPENVRAIYPDGFLPWVDTRSTNASFGAGIKGLAGDWHWDLSSVYGRNKLVYRTRNTLNATLGADSPTAFYNGALLASQWTTNLDANNSFDIGWHAPLRLAVGAEFRRDTYGIRAGELASYVWGPYRVLDGPSAGSVPTIGSQGFAGIQPVDAGNYHRHNVSAYAEAETELTDRLLVSLAGRWEDYSDFGSTTNGKLALRYQLEGGLALRASASTGFHAPALAQQYFSSTSSRTLNNAVTGLPEYVLVRTAPVGSVEARALGARPLDPEKATNLTAGLTWGLGGLSASLDVYRIDIDDRIFLSSNFVDAAGSNAIRNYLASLGSPGVTSVRYFSNAADTRTTGIDVSARYRWELAEHGRLTATLGYNRNKTELTRVASTPAQLAALGVRTPLFDITERTRVEKGQPRDNLTLALAWEIGRWGINLGTHRYGEIEGVAATNQSAANVALFAQGSTRFRTLPTEAGTAGNLDVIQKLQASWVTDLDIAFRASEAVTVVIGANNLFNTYPTRNIATTPQVSGADTFGVFPYSELSPYGWSGTYYYARVETRF; encoded by the coding sequence ATGCAGCTTCGCGCCATCGCACCGCGACGCGGTCGCTTGTCCTTCGCCGTTGCCAGCAGTCTGCTGGCCGGCCTCTCGCTGGCGCCCGCCGCACAGGCCCAGTCGGGCGGTACTGCGGCTGCCGTCACCCAGCTCGATCAGGTCAGCGTGCTGGGCAACCGCACCCAGGCGCGTACCGTGCTGGAATCACCGGTGCCCATCGATGTGCTCGGTGCCGAGGAGATCCGCCGCAGCGGCTATACCGATATCAGCCAGATCCTGCAGGCGCTGCTGCCTTCCTTCAATTTCCCGCACCCGACCACGCCGGATGGCAACACACACATTCGTTCGGCCACGCTGCGCGGGTTGTCGCCAGACCAGACACTGGTGCTGGTCAATGGCAAGCGCCGCCATGCCAGCGCCTGGGTCAATACCGGCGGCACGGTCGGCAAGGGGGCGGTGTCCACCGATCTCAACGCCATTCCGGTCAGTGCGATCCAGCGCGTGGAAGTACTGCGCGATGGTGCGTCGGCGCAGTACGGGTCCGATGCCATTGCCGGTGTCATCAACATCGTGCTGCGTGAGGACGATGGCTTCGAGGGGCGTATCAGCCATGGCCGTACCCGTGATGGTGGCGGTGATACCACCAGCGTGGCGCTGGATACCGGCGTGGCGTTTGCCGGGGGCGGTGGCCTGCACCTGACCTGGGACTATCGCGACCGCAAGGCCGCTGACCGCGCGCTGGCGGATACGCGCCAGCAGTATTTCGGCATTGGCCGCAACGGCGCGCCGGTTGCACCTTCGGGCACGTATGGTTCCGGTACCGGGCTGGCGCCGATTGGCGGGGCCGCCGGCGGTGCGGTGGCCGATCCGCGCGAGGCGACCATCGATCGCGATGCGCTGTGGCGCTTCGCCGATTCGGCCGACACCGTGGAAAAGACCGTGTTCGGCAATCTGCGCAAGCCGCTGCCGTGGGCCGAAGGTCTGGAGGCGTATGCCTTCGGGGGCTACGGGGTCAGCGAGGGCAGTTCCAATGCCTCGCTGCGCCGTGCCGGCCAGCCGGAAAACGTGCGCGCCATCTACCCGGATGGCTTCCTGCCCTGGGTCGATACGCGCAGCACCAATGCGTCCTTCGGCGCGGGCATCAAGGGCCTGGCCGGTGACTGGCACTGGGACCTGAGCAGCGTCTATGGCCGCAACAAGCTGGTCTACCGCACGCGCAACACGCTCAACGCCACGCTGGGCGCCGACAGCCCCACCGCGTTCTACAACGGTGCGCTGCTGGCCTCGCAGTGGACCACCAACCTGGATGCGAACAACAGCTTCGATATCGGGTGGCATGCACCGCTGCGGCTGGCGGTGGGCGCCGAGTTCCGCCGTGATACCTACGGCATCCGTGCCGGTGAACTGGCCTCGTATGTATGGGGGCCGTACCGGGTGCTTGATGGCCCGTCGGCCGGCAGCGTGCCGACCATCGGCTCGCAGGGGTTTGCCGGCATCCAGCCGGTGGACGCCGGCAACTACCACCGGCACAACGTATCGGCCTATGCCGAGGCGGAAACCGAGCTGACCGACCGCCTGCTGGTGTCGCTGGCCGGGCGCTGGGAGGACTACAGCGATTTCGGCAGCACCACCAACGGCAAGCTGGCGCTGCGTTACCAGCTGGAGGGCGGGCTGGCCCTGCGTGCCTCGGCCAGTACCGGCTTCCATGCACCGGCACTGGCCCAGCAGTACTTCAGCTCCACCAGCAGCCGCACGTTGAACAATGCAGTCACCGGCCTGCCGGAGTACGTGCTGGTGCGCACCGCGCCGGTCGGCTCGGTGGAGGCGCGTGCGCTGGGCGCGCGGCCGCTGGACCCGGAAAAGGCCACCAACCTGACTGCCGGGCTGACCTGGGGCCTGGGCGGGCTGAGTGCCTCGCTGGATGTGTACCGCATCGATATCGATGACCGCATCTTCCTGTCCAGCAACTTCGTCGATGCGGCCGGCTCCAACGCCATCCGCAATTACCTGGCGTCGCTCGGTTCGCCGGGCGTCACCAGCGTGCGCTACTTCAGCAACGCCGCCGATACCCGCACCACCGGCATCGATGTATCGGCCCGCTACCGCTGGGAACTGGCCGAGCATGGCCGCCTGACCGCAACGCTGGGCTACAACCGCAACAAGACCGAGCTGACCCGAGTGGCCAGCACGCCTGCGCAGCTGGCCGCGCTGGGGGTGCGCACGCCGCTGTTCGACATCACCGAGCGCACGCGGGTGGAAAAGGGCCAGCCCCGCGACAACCTCACTCTGGCGCTGGCCTGGGAGATCGGCCGTTGGGGCATCAACCTGGGCACGCACCGCTATGGCGAGATTGAAGGCGTGGCGGCCACCAACCAGAGTGCGGCCAACGTCGCGCTGTTCGCGCAGGGCAGCACGCGGTTCCGCACGCTGCCGACCGAGGCGGGCACGGCCGGCAATCTGGATGTGATCCAGAAGCTGCAGGCCAGCTGGGTGACCGATCTGGACATCGCGTTCCGCGCCAGCGAGGCGGTCACCGTGGTGATCGGCGCCAACAACCTGTTCAACACCTATCCCACCCGCAACATCGCCACCACGCCACAGGTGTCCGGTGCGGATACCTTCGGGGTGTTTCCGTACAGCGAACTGTCGCCCTATGGCTGGAGCGGCACCTACTACTACGCGCGTGTGGAGACCCGTTTCTGA
- a CDS encoding fasciclin domain-containing protein, translating to MAASFAVLCATASIAQAADPVMVGGAAMYPTKTIVENAMNSKDHTTLVAAVKAAGLVDTLNGKGPFTVFAPTDAAFNKLPAGTVDTLVKPENKAQLTKILTYHVVPGTYTSSQLMADAKKHGGKATLKTVQGESLTVALHQGKLWVVDAKSGKAAISIADVAQSNGVIHVIDTVLMPK from the coding sequence ATGGCCGCAAGCTTCGCTGTTCTCTGCGCTACCGCATCGATCGCACAGGCTGCCGACCCTGTCATGGTAGGTGGCGCAGCGATGTACCCGACCAAGACCATCGTGGAAAACGCGATGAACTCGAAGGACCACACCACCCTGGTAGCAGCAGTGAAGGCTGCCGGCCTGGTCGATACGCTCAACGGCAAGGGCCCCTTCACCGTATTCGCACCCACCGATGCGGCCTTCAACAAGCTGCCAGCCGGCACCGTGGATACGCTGGTCAAGCCTGAAAACAAGGCACAACTGACCAAGATCCTGACCTACCACGTTGTGCCGGGTACCTACACCTCAAGCCAGCTGATGGCCGATGCGAAGAAGCACGGCGGCAAGGCCACGCTGAAGACGGTGCAAGGTGAATCGCTCACCGTCGCACTGCACCAGGGCAAGCTGTGGGTTGTGGATGCCAAGAGTGGGAAAGCGGCGATCAGCATTGCCGATGTTGCCCAGTCCAATGGCGTGATCCATGTGATCGATACGGTGCTGATGCCGAAATGA
- a CDS encoding efflux RND transporter permease subunit — MNFSAWAIKRPLPALLIFFVLCVAGLWGFHQLPVARFPDIAFPMTTITVTQPGASPSQLEAEVTRKIEDSVATVNNVKRVISSVTEGVSTTTIEFQLEADLATALDDTRNAVTRIRTDLPQDIQEPVVSKVDIGGSLMTYALVAPHMTTDEASWFVDRDVSRAMYGVPGVARVTRIGGVKRQVRVDLDPNALLTLGITAGDVSQQLARIQVERAGGKTEVEGAQQTIRTLGTVADAQALRDYSIALPDGRAVRLSTLATVTDAAADPTEAALLDGKGVVAFSMSRTRGSSEVKVEAGVHAALDKIKADHPGIDFRLVTTAIDETHRSYDSSMTMLYEGAFLALLVVWLFLRDWRATWVSALALPLSIIPTFAVMYWFGFTLNMITLLALSVVVGILVDDAIVEIENIVRHLRMGKPPLEAAREAAGEIGNAVIATSLTLAAVFVPVAFMPGIAGKFFREFGWTAATAVLFSLLVARLLTPMMAAYLLKPHGEEKPESRLMGWYLGWVDAALRHRGRTLWLATGLFVASLALVPLIPATFIPQSDLGRSNLNLELPPGTRLQDTVAVAEHARALLKDIPELKQVYTAVGSVLDLGDPNATGVGEPRKATLVLDWGTASTRERDQRVLERDARQRLADLPGVRVSYVSSEPGNLLQLVLSGDDPQRLQEASTALERDLRGIQGLGSVTSTASLLRPEIQIVPNAARAADLGVATADIAEAARIATAGDYEQRLAKLNLPDRQVPIRVGFAEATLADPALISQLRVPGRNGPVPLAAVADIQQGSGPSQISRYQRQRNVTLTAELNGRPLGDVMTEVQALPSVKQLPPGVTFLNTGDAEVFVELFIGFLLAMAAGLICIYMVLLLLFNHALMPVTILAAVPLCAGGAFGALLITQNMLSLPALIGLLMLIGIATKNSILLVDYAVMAEDEHGMTQHDALIDACRKRAQPIIMTTLAMGAGMMPIALGFAGDSSFRAPMAIAVIGGLITSTLLSLIVIPAAFTVVDDVGEWLSRKFRRRSTHPVG, encoded by the coding sequence ATGAACTTCTCCGCCTGGGCGATCAAGCGCCCCCTGCCTGCGCTGCTGATCTTCTTCGTGCTGTGCGTGGCCGGGCTGTGGGGCTTCCACCAGCTGCCGGTGGCGCGCTTCCCCGACATCGCCTTCCCGATGACCACGATCACGGTCACCCAGCCGGGCGCGTCGCCCAGCCAGCTGGAAGCCGAAGTGACCCGCAAGATCGAAGACTCGGTGGCCACGGTCAACAACGTGAAGCGGGTGATTTCCTCGGTCACCGAGGGCGTCAGCACCACCACCATCGAGTTCCAGCTGGAAGCCGACCTGGCCACCGCGCTGGACGACACGCGCAACGCGGTCACCCGCATCCGCACCGATCTGCCGCAGGACATCCAGGAACCGGTGGTCTCCAAGGTGGACATCGGCGGCTCGCTGATGACCTATGCGCTGGTGGCCCCGCACATGACCACCGACGAAGCCAGCTGGTTCGTCGACCGTGACGTCTCGCGTGCGATGTACGGCGTGCCCGGCGTGGCGCGGGTGACGCGCATCGGCGGCGTCAAGCGCCAGGTGCGGGTGGACCTGGACCCCAATGCCCTGCTGACCCTGGGCATCACCGCCGGCGATGTATCGCAGCAGCTGGCGCGCATCCAGGTCGAGCGTGCCGGTGGCAAGACCGAAGTGGAAGGCGCGCAGCAGACCATCCGCACGCTGGGCACGGTGGCCGACGCACAGGCGTTGCGTGACTATTCCATCGCGCTGCCCGACGGCCGCGCGGTGCGCCTGTCCACGCTGGCCACGGTGACCGACGCCGCCGCCGACCCCACCGAAGCGGCGCTGCTGGATGGCAAGGGCGTGGTGGCGTTCTCGATGTCGCGCACCCGCGGTTCCAGCGAAGTGAAGGTGGAAGCCGGCGTGCATGCCGCGCTGGACAAGATCAAGGCCGACCATCCGGGCATCGATTTCCGCCTGGTCACCACCGCCATCGACGAAACGCACCGCTCCTACGACTCCTCGATGACCATGCTCTACGAGGGCGCGTTCCTGGCGCTGCTGGTGGTGTGGCTGTTCCTGCGTGACTGGCGGGCGACCTGGGTTTCCGCGCTGGCGCTGCCGCTGTCGATCATCCCCACCTTCGCGGTGATGTACTGGTTCGGCTTCACCCTGAACATGATCACCCTGCTGGCCTTGTCGGTGGTGGTGGGCATCCTGGTGGACGATGCGATCGTGGAGATCGAGAACATCGTGCGCCACCTGCGCATGGGCAAGCCGCCGCTGGAAGCGGCGCGCGAAGCGGCCGGCGAGATTGGCAACGCGGTCATCGCCACCTCGCTGACACTGGCCGCGGTGTTCGTGCCGGTGGCCTTCATGCCCGGCATCGCCGGCAAATTCTTCCGCGAGTTCGGCTGGACCGCCGCCACGGCCGTGCTGTTCTCGCTGCTGGTGGCACGCCTGCTGACGCCGATGATGGCCGCCTACCTGCTCAAGCCGCACGGCGAGGAAAAGCCCGAATCGCGCCTGATGGGCTGGTACCTGGGCTGGGTGGATGCCGCCCTGCGCCACCGTGGCCGCACGCTGTGGCTGGCCACCGGCCTGTTCGTGGCTTCGCTGGCACTGGTGCCGCTGATCCCGGCCACCTTCATCCCGCAGTCGGACCTGGGCCGCAGCAACCTCAACCTGGAACTGCCGCCAGGCACGCGCCTGCAGGACACCGTGGCCGTGGCCGAGCATGCCCGTGCGCTGCTGAAGGACATTCCCGAGCTGAAGCAGGTCTACACCGCCGTCGGCAGCGTGCTGGACCTGGGCGACCCCAACGCCACCGGCGTGGGCGAGCCGCGCAAGGCCACGCTGGTGCTCGACTGGGGCACCGCCAGCACCCGCGAGCGCGACCAGCGCGTGCTGGAGCGCGACGCCCGCCAGCGTCTGGCCGACCTGCCCGGCGTGCGCGTGAGCTATGTCAGCTCCGAGCCGGGCAACCTGCTGCAGCTGGTGCTGTCCGGTGATGACCCGCAGCGCCTGCAGGAAGCCTCCACCGCGCTGGAGCGCGACCTGCGTGGCATCCAGGGGCTGGGCAGCGTCACCTCCACCGCTTCGCTGCTGCGGCCGGAAATCCAGATCGTGCCCAATGCCGCGCGCGCCGCCGATCTGGGCGTGGCCACGGCCGACATTGCCGAAGCCGCACGCATCGCCACCGCCGGCGACTACGAACAGCGCCTGGCCAAGCTCAACCTGCCCGACCGCCAGGTGCCGATCCGCGTGGGCTTTGCCGAAGCCACGCTGGCCGACCCGGCGCTGATCAGCCAGCTGCGCGTACCGGGCCGCAACGGACCGGTGCCGCTGGCCGCCGTGGCCGACATCCAGCAAGGCAGCGGCCCCTCGCAGATCTCGCGCTACCAGCGCCAGCGCAACGTCACCCTGACCGCCGAACTCAACGGCCGCCCGCTGGGCGATGTGATGACCGAAGTGCAGGCCCTGCCCAGCGTGAAGCAGCTGCCGCCCGGCGTGACCTTCCTCAACACCGGCGATGCCGAAGTGTTCGTGGAACTGTTCATCGGCTTCCTGCTGGCGATGGCCGCCGGCTTGATCTGCATCTACATGGTGCTGTTGCTGCTGTTCAACCATGCGCTGATGCCGGTGACCATCCTCGCCGCCGTGCCGCTGTGTGCCGGCGGTGCGTTCGGTGCACTGCTGATCACGCAGAACATGCTGTCACTGCCGGCCCTGATCGGCCTGCTGATGCTGATCGGCATCGCCACCAAGAACTCCATCTTGCTGGTGGACTACGCGGTGATGGCCGAAGACGAGCACGGCATGACCCAGCACGACGCACTGATCGACGCCTGCCGCAAGCGCGCCCAGCCGATCATCATGACCACCCTGGCGATGGGCGCGGGCATGATGCCGATTGCCCTGGGCTTTGCCGGTGATTCCAGCTTCCGCGCGCCGATGGCCATTGCCGTGATCGGTGGCCTGATTACCTCCACGCTGTTGAGCCTGATCGTGATTCCGGCCGCGTTTACGGTGGTGGATGACGTGGGGGAATGGCTGTCGCGGAAGTTCCGGCGGCGGTCTACGCATCCGGTGGGATGA
- a CDS encoding DUF4241 domain-containing protein has product MAHLDLANLRACFLDDARLATVALRRVAAGMLPVSSGRLVVCDPLVQPEAPALADYTVAPGYYPVEIIAHGGRPALAVLWLRPRASLSATSLHWQMARWTTQDLTSLDEDSFIGYPVDAGIGCFMDTDTQQALLALIAQQQDSEEGEWSDALIGHDGLDDGIDYRPWGEASPHGLVVFTSGWGDGVYPSYWALDTSGAPVALVTDFLCIEGGDGRDAREIADQAYRDSLPMVEADALARLVAAVAEDNLPVLRGLLDENPLRANHIEPGCGGTALFEAVRLDKPQALEALLRGGPLPPLPERLHMRGVTTYLEYAQRLKKPRSAALMALLEAPPVAAQPVVLEKPRGFWRRLFGRS; this is encoded by the coding sequence ATGGCCCACCTCGATCTGGCCAACCTGCGCGCGTGTTTCCTGGACGATGCACGGCTGGCCACCGTCGCCCTGCGCCGCGTGGCGGCCGGTATGTTGCCGGTCAGCAGCGGGCGCCTGGTGGTGTGCGATCCGCTGGTGCAGCCGGAGGCCCCGGCACTGGCCGACTACACCGTGGCCCCAGGCTACTACCCGGTGGAGATCATTGCCCACGGCGGCCGCCCTGCCCTGGCCGTGCTGTGGCTGCGCCCGCGGGCGTCGCTCAGCGCGACCTCGCTGCACTGGCAGATGGCGCGCTGGACCACGCAGGACCTGACCAGCCTGGATGAGGACAGTTTCATCGGCTACCCCGTCGATGCAGGCATCGGCTGCTTCATGGATACCGATACCCAGCAGGCGCTGCTGGCGCTGATCGCGCAGCAGCAGGACAGCGAGGAAGGCGAATGGTCCGACGCCCTGATCGGCCACGATGGGCTGGATGACGGCATCGATTACCGCCCCTGGGGCGAGGCATCGCCGCATGGGCTGGTGGTGTTCACCAGCGGCTGGGGTGATGGGGTCTATCCGAGCTACTGGGCGTTGGACACCAGCGGCGCACCGGTGGCGCTGGTCACCGATTTCCTGTGCATAGAAGGCGGTGATGGCCGCGACGCCCGCGAGATCGCCGATCAGGCGTACCGGGACAGCTTGCCGATGGTCGAGGCTGATGCGCTGGCGCGGTTGGTGGCGGCCGTGGCCGAGGACAACCTGCCGGTGCTGCGTGGGCTGCTGGACGAAAACCCGCTGCGCGCGAACCATATCGAGCCGGGATGCGGGGGCACGGCGCTGTTCGAGGCGGTGCGCCTGGACAAGCCGCAGGCACTGGAAGCCCTGCTGCGCGGCGGGCCATTGCCACCACTGCCCGAACGCCTGCACATGCGCGGCGTGACGACCTATCTGGAGTATGCACAGCGGTTGAAGAAGCCGCGCAGTGCAGCGCTGATGGCGCTGCTGGAAGCGCCGCCGGTTGCCGCACAACCGGTGGTGCTGGAGAAGCCGCGTGGGTTCTGGCGCCGGTTGTTCGGGCGCAGTTGA
- a CDS encoding TetR/AcrR family transcriptional regulator C-terminal domain-containing protein produces MRRSIGRDNIVAAAFKILDEDGLDGLTLRKVACSLCIRAPSLYWHFKSKQALIDAMADAMVSEVAVAIPAGQPWRQTLLQIAREFRQAFKAHRDGARVYAGTFLATENVLRVGEASITALVGAGASIRFAATTSMDLVYYAMGFVIEEQAWPGDGSMEALGEAFMALAEARFPQCWAARDTWSETDFDGRFEQGLGLMLDGIELHLSRNR; encoded by the coding sequence ATGCGCCGATCCATCGGGCGGGACAACATCGTGGCCGCCGCCTTCAAGATCCTCGACGAGGACGGCCTGGACGGCCTGACCCTGCGCAAGGTGGCGTGCTCGCTGTGCATCCGCGCGCCCTCGCTGTACTGGCACTTCAAGAGCAAGCAGGCGCTGATCGATGCCATGGCCGACGCCATGGTCAGCGAGGTGGCCGTGGCCATTCCGGCCGGGCAACCGTGGCGGCAGACCCTGCTGCAGATCGCCCGTGAGTTCCGCCAGGCGTTCAAGGCCCATCGCGATGGTGCGCGGGTCTATGCCGGCACCTTCCTGGCCACCGAAAACGTGCTGCGGGTGGGCGAAGCCAGCATCACCGCGCTGGTCGGCGCTGGGGCGTCGATACGCTTTGCCGCCACCACCTCGATGGACCTGGTGTATTACGCGATGGGCTTTGTGATCGAAGAGCAGGCCTGGCCGGGTGATGGCAGCATGGAGGCGCTGGGCGAGGCCTTCATGGCGCTGGCCGAAGCCCGCTTCCCGCAGTGCTGGGCGGCCCGCGATACCTGGAGCGAAACCGACTTCGACGGGCGCTTCGAGCAGGGGCTGGGCCTGATGCTCGACGGCATCGAACTGCACCTCTCGCGCAACCGCTGA
- a CDS encoding efflux RND transporter periplasmic adaptor subunit has translation MRAPFFRTFSLILATALLAACGSKDDKAPADAAATSSALPVSLAPAQSQTMARTVLVSGPVSAYEEMQLGVEISGQRVTALPVEVGQWVKRGQVLLQLDHRTLDSELAQAEASLRQAQASQELARMNYERSAKLAAQQLISASSLDELRANRINAEAQTATARAARDAAQLRRDFADLRAPADGLVSKRLVQPGQVVSAGNELLRLIRDGRLEWRAELPENQLADVAVGNTVELSYGGQTVSGRIRAVTPGVDGQTRTGTLYADLPEPGPLKPGIFVDGRIVTGEGPMLTIPTAAIVQRDGHSYVYTVNDKQQAVRHRVSTGQAVQGRTAIVQGLKAGDQVVVDGAGFLGEGDRVRVVAATKAAAR, from the coding sequence ATGCGTGCACCCTTCTTCCGCACTTTTTCCCTGATCCTGGCCACGGCCCTGCTGGCCGCCTGTGGCAGCAAGGATGACAAGGCACCGGCCGATGCGGCGGCAACCAGCTCGGCCCTGCCGGTCTCGCTGGCACCGGCACAGTCGCAGACGATGGCACGCACGGTGCTGGTGTCCGGCCCGGTCAGCGCCTACGAGGAAATGCAGCTGGGCGTGGAAATCAGCGGCCAGCGCGTGACTGCCCTGCCGGTGGAAGTGGGCCAGTGGGTGAAGCGTGGGCAGGTGCTGCTGCAGCTGGACCACCGCACCCTGGACAGCGAACTGGCCCAGGCCGAGGCGTCACTGCGCCAGGCCCAGGCATCGCAGGAACTGGCACGCATGAACTACGAGCGCAGCGCCAAGCTGGCCGCCCAGCAGCTGATCAGCGCCAGCAGCCTGGATGAGCTGCGTGCCAACCGCATCAATGCCGAAGCACAGACCGCCACCGCGCGCGCCGCGCGTGATGCCGCCCAGCTGCGCCGGGATTTCGCCGACCTGCGCGCACCGGCCGATGGCCTGGTGTCCAAGCGCCTGGTGCAGCCCGGCCAGGTGGTATCGGCCGGCAACGAACTGCTGCGACTGATCCGCGATGGGCGCCTGGAATGGCGTGCCGAACTGCCGGAAAACCAGCTGGCCGACGTGGCCGTCGGCAATACGGTGGAACTGTCCTACGGCGGCCAGACCGTCAGCGGCCGCATCCGCGCCGTCACCCCGGGCGTGGACGGGCAGACCCGCACCGGCACCCTGTATGCCGACCTGCCCGAACCGGGCCCGCTCAAGCCCGGCATCTTCGTCGATGGCCGCATCGTGACCGGCGAGGGCCCGATGCTGACCATCCCCACCGCCGCCATCGTGCAGCGCGACGGCCACAGCTATGTGTACACCGTCAACGACAAGCAGCAGGCAGTGCGCCACCGCGTCAGCACCGGCCAGGCCGTGCAGGGCCGCACGGCCATCGTGCAGGGCCTGAAGGCCGGTGACCAGGTGGTGGTCGATGGCGCCGGCTTCCTCGGCGAGGGTGACCGCGTGCGTGTGGTGGCCGCGACCAAGGCGGCCGCACGATGA